From the Palaemon carinicauda isolate YSFRI2023 chromosome 42, ASM3689809v2, whole genome shotgun sequence genome, one window contains:
- the LOC137633067 gene encoding sericin-2-like, which produces MKTFITLLIFASSLQANGNPALGSESDRAESSESLESSESEFAVCANETLCTDVGGYCYNKLAGEVCPDVIDSTLCAGTSCSCCHPSLGSESDQAESPESLESSESALGSESGEAESSESSESSESGLGSESAEAESSESSKSSESALGSESGQTESSESSESLESGSGPKNCRKVLQILPLEIHITCLRSESGQTKSSESSKSLKSGLGPQNCRKVLQILPLEILITSFGSELGQAESSESSESSESAPGSESGQAESSESSESSESALGSESGQTESSESSESLESALGSESGQAESSESSESSESALGSESGQAESSESQESSELV; this is translated from the exons ATGAAGACTTTCATCACTCTGCTGATCTTCGCTTCATCGCTGCAAGCAAAT GGAAACCCAG cTCTCGGATCAGAATCAGACAGAGCTGAATCATCGGAATCATTGGAATCTTCGGAATCAG AATTCGCAGTGTGTGCAAACGAAACCTTGTGCACCGATGTAGGTGGTTACTGCTACAATAAACTTGCTGGTGAAGTATGCCCTGACGTCATTGATTCAACTCTGTGCGCTGGTACCAGTTGTAGCTGTTGTCACCCTT cTCTCGGATCAGAATCAGACCAAGCTGAATCACCGGAATCATTGGAATCTTCGGAATCAG cTCTCGGATCAGAATCGGGCGAAGCTGAATCATCGGAATCCTCGGAATCTTCGGAATCAG gTCTCGGATCAGAATCGGCCGAAGCTGAATCATCGGAATCCTCGAAATCTTCGGAATCAG ctcTCGGATCAGAATCAGGCCAAACTGAATCATCGGAATCCTCGGAATCTTTGGAGTCAGGTTCGGGACCTAAAAATTGTAGAAAAGTCCTTCAGATCCTTCCTCTGGAAATCCACATTACAT gTCTCAGATCAGAATCAGGCCAAACAAAATCATCGGAATCCTCGAAATCTTTGAAGTCAGGTTTGGGACCTCAGAATTGTAGAAAAGTCCTTCAGATCCTTCCTCTGGAAATCCTGATTACAT ctTTCGGATCAGAATTAGGCCAAGCTGAATCATCGGAATCCTCGGAATCTTCGGAATCAG cTCCCGGATCAGAATCAGGCCAAGCTGAATCATCAGAATCCTCGGAATCTTCGGAGTCAG CTCTGGGATCAGAATCAGGCCAAACTGAATCATCAGAATCCTCGGAATCTTTGGAATCAG cTCTCGGTTCAGAATCAGGCCAAGCTGAATCCTCGGAATCCTCGGAATCTTCGGAATCAG cTCTTGGATCAGAATCAGGCCAAGCCGAATCATCGGAATCCCAGGAATCTTCGGAATTAGTTTAG